A window of Choristoneura fumiferana chromosome 8, NRCan_CFum_1, whole genome shotgun sequence contains these coding sequences:
- the LOC141430235 gene encoding C-type lectin mosGCTL-1-like isoform X2, translated as MCDNKKVLCIAVVFMSLIANATPVNYQSQLNLGSKSAYHRTEGKTETIATTRECASCSEDELGVTRWTMPLLKTGEKRYYLGIFFKANWFKAQQYCRFHGMHLASIASQQENDQLEKYVKDSGYGREHFWTSGTDLAEEGNFFWMANGRPLTFVNWNAGEPNNFRYENGEEENCLELWNRDDKGLKWNDSPCSFETFFICEVRTD; from the exons ATGTGTGACAACAAGAAAGTTCTGTGCATCGCCGTAGTGTTCATGAGCTTAATCGCCAACGCGACCCCAGTGAATTACCAGTCGCAGTTAAATCTTGGGAGCAAATCAG CTTATCATCGCACAGAGGGCAAAACAGAAACCATAGCAACGACAAGAG AATGCGCGAGCTGCTCGGAAGACGAGCTAGGGGTAACTCGATGGACCATGCCTCTTCTGAAGACTGGAGAAAAGCGATACTATCTTGGTATTTTCTTCAAG GCGAACTGGTTCAAAGCTCAACAGTATTGTCGGTTCCACGGGATGCATCTGGCGTCCATCGCGTCGCAGCAGGAAAATGACCAGCTGGAAAAATACGTGAAAGACTcag GTTACGGTCGGGAACACTTCTGGACGTCAGGCACAGACTTGGCCGAGGAAGGCAACTTcttctggatggcaaacgggcGTCCGCTCACCTTCGTGAACTGGAATGCCGGAGAACCCAACAACTTCCGATACGAGAATGGAGAGGAAGAGAATTGTTTAGAGCTGTGGAACAGAGACGACAAAGGACTGAAATGGAACGATTCTCCGTGCTCATTCGAGACATTCTTCATTTGCGAAGTCCGAACGGATTAA